Proteins found in one Pseudomonas mosselii genomic segment:
- the xdhB gene encoding xanthine dehydrogenase molybdopterin binding subunit codes for MSNHHAVKSQAEMAALFSQDLTTGVGRSLKHDSADKHVAGEAVYIDDRLEFPNQLHVYARTADRAHARILRIDTTPCYQFEGVRIAITHEDIPGLKDIGPVVAGDPLLAIDKVEFFGQPVLAVAARDLDTARRAAMAAIVEYEDLEPVLDVVEALRKKHFVLDSHTHKRGDSDAALASAPHRIQGSLHIGGQEHFYLETQISSVLPSEDGGMIVYCSTQNPTEVQKLVAEVLDVPMHKIVVDMRRMGGGFGGKETQAASPACLCAVIARLTGQPTKMRLPRVEDMMMTGKRHPFYVEYDVGFDDTGRLHGINFDLAGNCGYSPDLSGSIVDRAMFHSDNAYYLGDATVHGHRCKTNTASNTAYRGFGGPQGMVAIEQVMDHIARHLALDPLAVRKANYYGKTERNVTHYYQTVEHNMLEEMTAEIEASSDYHERRESIRRFNANSPVLKKGLALTPVKFGISFTATFLNQAGALIHIYTDGSIHLNHGGTEMGQGLNTKVAQVVAQVFQVDFNRIQITATNTDKVPNTSPTAASSGADLNGKAAQNAAEILKKRLTEFAARHYNVTEEDVEFRNGHVRVRDQIVSFEHLVQQAYFAQVSLSTTGFYRTPKIFYDRAQARGRPFYYYAFGAACVEVIVDTLTGEYKMLRADILHDVGDSLNPAIDIGQVEGGFVQGMGWLTTEELVWNAKGKLMTNGPASYKIPAVADMPIDMRVKLVENRKNPEDTVFHSKAVGEPPFMLGIAAWCAIKDAVASIADYRVQPEIDAPSTPERVLWGCEQMRKAVAAAQPAEQQLEPVTH; via the coding sequence ATGTCTAACCATCACGCCGTCAAGAGCCAGGCCGAGATGGCCGCACTGTTCAGCCAGGACCTGACCACCGGGGTCGGCCGCAGCCTCAAGCACGACAGCGCCGACAAGCATGTGGCGGGCGAGGCGGTGTACATCGACGACCGCCTGGAATTCCCCAACCAGCTGCACGTCTATGCGCGCACCGCGGATCGCGCCCATGCGCGCATCCTGCGCATCGACACCACGCCCTGCTACCAGTTCGAAGGCGTGCGCATTGCCATCACCCACGAGGACATTCCGGGGCTCAAGGACATCGGCCCGGTGGTGGCCGGCGACCCGCTGCTGGCCATCGACAAGGTCGAGTTCTTCGGCCAGCCGGTGCTTGCCGTGGCCGCCCGCGACCTGGACACCGCCCGTCGCGCTGCCATGGCCGCCATCGTCGAATACGAAGATCTGGAACCGGTGCTCGATGTGGTCGAGGCGCTGCGCAAGAAACACTTCGTGCTCGACAGCCACACCCACAAGCGCGGCGATTCGGACGCAGCCCTGGCCAGCGCCCCGCACCGCATCCAGGGCAGTCTGCACATCGGCGGCCAGGAGCACTTCTATCTGGAAACCCAGATCAGCTCGGTGCTGCCCAGCGAAGACGGCGGCATGATCGTGTACTGCTCCACGCAGAACCCCACCGAGGTGCAGAAGCTGGTCGCCGAGGTGCTCGACGTGCCGATGCACAAGATCGTCGTCGACATGCGCCGCATGGGCGGCGGCTTCGGCGGCAAGGAAACCCAGGCCGCCAGCCCCGCCTGCCTGTGCGCGGTGATCGCGCGCCTGACCGGCCAGCCGACCAAGATGCGCCTGCCCCGTGTCGAAGACATGATGATGACCGGCAAGCGCCATCCGTTCTACGTCGAGTATGACGTCGGCTTCGACGACACTGGCCGCCTGCACGGCATCAACTTCGACCTGGCCGGCAACTGCGGCTACTCGCCCGACCTGTCCGGCTCGATCGTCGACCGCGCCATGTTCCACTCCGACAACGCCTACTACCTGGGCGACGCCACGGTGCACGGCCACCGCTGCAAGACCAACACCGCCTCCAACACCGCCTACCGCGGCTTCGGCGGCCCGCAAGGGATGGTTGCCATCGAGCAGGTGATGGACCATATCGCCCGCCACCTGGCGCTGGACCCGCTGGCGGTGCGCAAGGCCAACTACTACGGCAAGACCGAGCGCAACGTCACCCACTACTACCAGACCGTCGAGCACAACATGCTCGAGGAGATGACCGCCGAGATCGAGGCGAGCAGCGACTACCACGAGCGCCGCGAATCCATCCGCCGCTTCAACGCCAACAGCCCGGTGCTGAAAAAGGGCCTGGCGCTGACCCCGGTGAAGTTCGGCATCTCGTTCACCGCCACCTTCCTCAACCAGGCCGGTGCCTTGATCCACATCTATACCGACGGCAGCATCCACCTCAACCACGGCGGCACCGAGATGGGCCAAGGCCTGAACACCAAGGTGGCCCAGGTGGTGGCCCAGGTGTTCCAGGTCGACTTCAACCGTATCCAGATCACCGCCACCAACACCGACAAGGTACCCAACACCTCGCCGACCGCGGCCTCCAGCGGCGCCGACCTGAACGGCAAGGCGGCGCAGAATGCCGCCGAGATCCTCAAGAAACGCCTGACCGAGTTCGCCGCCCGGCACTACAACGTCACCGAGGAAGACGTCGAGTTCCGCAACGGCCATGTACGCGTGCGCGACCAGATCGTCAGCTTCGAGCACCTGGTGCAGCAGGCCTACTTCGCTCAGGTGTCGCTGTCGACCACCGGTTTCTACCGCACGCCGAAGATCTTCTACGATCGCGCCCAGGCCCGCGGCCGGCCGTTTTACTACTACGCCTTCGGTGCGGCGTGCGTGGAGGTGATCGTCGACACCCTGACCGGCGAGTACAAGATGCTGCGCGCCGACATCCTGCACGACGTCGGTGACTCGCTGAACCCGGCCATCGATATCGGCCAGGTCGAAGGCGGCTTCGTCCAGGGCATGGGCTGGCTGACCACCGAGGAGCTGGTGTGGAACGCCAAGGGCAAGCTGATGACCAACGGCCCGGCCAGCTACAAGATCCCGGCGGTGGCCGACATGCCGATCGACATGCGCGTCAAGCTGGTGGAGAACCGCAAGAACCCCGAGGACACAGTGTTCCATTCCAAGGCCGTGGGCGAGCCGCCGTTCATGCTCGGCATCGCCGCCTGGTGCGCGATCAAGGACGCGGTGGCGAGCATCGCCGACTACCGTGTACAGCCCGAGATCGACGCACCGTCGACGCCGGAGCGGGTGTTGTGGGGCTGCGAGCAGATGCGCAAGGCGGTGGCCGCGGCTCAGCCTGCCGAACAGCAACTGGAACCCGTGACGCACTGA
- the xdhC gene encoding xanthine dehydrogenase accessory protein XdhC gives MHQWINALADHQARGEPCVLVTIIEERGSTPRNAGSKMVVSASALYDTIGGGHLEFKALHIARQMLEEHRSTPHLERFSLGASLGQCCGGATVLLFEPMTGVQAEIAVFGAGHVGRALVPLLAALPCRVRWIDSREQEFPDVIPNGVSRIVSEEPVDEVADLPAGSYCIVMTHNHQLDLELTAAILKRNDFTWFGLIGSKTKRVKFEHRLRERGFDDALMARMRCPMGLAEVKGKLPIEIAVSIAAEIIATYNACFGQHDAAANSGSIAQLLPSSRRSQTL, from the coding sequence ATGCACCAATGGATCAACGCCCTCGCCGACCATCAAGCCCGCGGCGAACCCTGCGTCCTGGTGACCATCATCGAGGAACGCGGCTCCACGCCGCGCAACGCCGGCTCGAAAATGGTGGTCAGCGCCAGCGCGCTGTACGACACCATCGGCGGCGGCCACCTGGAATTCAAGGCCCTGCACATCGCCCGGCAGATGCTCGAGGAACATCGCAGCACCCCGCATCTGGAGCGTTTCAGCCTTGGCGCCAGCCTCGGCCAGTGCTGCGGCGGCGCCACCGTGCTGCTGTTCGAGCCGATGACCGGCGTGCAGGCCGAGATCGCGGTGTTCGGCGCGGGCCATGTCGGCCGCGCTCTGGTACCCTTGCTCGCCGCGCTGCCCTGCCGGGTGCGCTGGATCGACTCGCGCGAGCAGGAGTTCCCCGACGTCATCCCCAACGGGGTGAGCCGGATCGTCAGCGAAGAGCCGGTCGACGAAGTCGCCGACCTGCCCGCCGGCAGCTACTGCATCGTCATGACCCACAACCACCAGCTGGACCTGGAACTGACCGCCGCGATCCTCAAGCGCAACGATTTCACCTGGTTCGGCCTGATCGGCTCGAAGACCAAGCGCGTCAAGTTCGAGCACCGCCTGCGCGAGCGCGGTTTCGACGACGCCCTGATGGCGCGAATGCGCTGCCCGATGGGCCTGGCCGAGGTCAAGGGCAAGCTGCCGATCGAGATCGCCGTGTCCATCGCCGCCGAGATCATTGCCACCTACAACGCCTGTTTCGGCCAGCACGACGCTGCCGCCAACTCAGGCTCCATCGCCCAGTTGCTGCCGTCCTCGCGACGCAGCCAGACCCTTTGA
- the guaD gene encoding guanine deaminase codes for MSATRKAYRAAILHSIADPAEVGLEASCEYYEDGLLVVDNGRISALGHASELLPTLDADIPVQHYQDALITPGFIDTHIHFPQTGMIGSYGEQLLDWLNTYTFPCEKQFADKAHADQVAKIFLKELLRNGTTTALVFGSVHPESVNALFEEAERLDLRMIAGKVMMDRNAPDYLTDTAESSYRDSKALIERWHGKGRLHYAVTPRFAPTSTPEQLSVAGQLLKEHPGVYMHTHLSENLKEIDWVKSLFPEQKGYLDVYDHFELLGERSVFAHGVHLCDDECQRLAETGSAIAFCPTSNLFLGSGLFNLPQAERFKVNVGLGTDVGAGTSFSLLNTLNEAYKVMQLQGARLHPYKSLYLATLGGARALRLDDRIGSLRPGNDADFVVLDYKATPLLDFRLQQSKNIEETLFVLTTLGDDRTVRETYAAGRCVHQR; via the coding sequence ATGAGCGCAACCCGCAAAGCCTACCGAGCCGCCATCCTGCACAGCATCGCCGACCCCGCCGAGGTCGGCCTGGAGGCGTCCTGCGAATACTATGAAGATGGCCTGCTGGTGGTCGACAACGGCCGCATCAGCGCCCTGGGCCATGCCAGCGAGCTGCTGCCGACCCTCGACGCCGATATTCCGGTACAGCACTACCAGGACGCCCTGATCACCCCGGGCTTCATCGACACCCACATCCACTTCCCGCAGACCGGCATGATCGGCTCCTACGGCGAGCAACTGCTGGACTGGCTGAACACCTACACCTTCCCCTGCGAGAAGCAGTTCGCCGACAAGGCCCACGCCGACCAGGTGGCGAAGATCTTCCTCAAGGAACTGCTGCGCAACGGCACCACCACCGCCCTGGTGTTTGGCAGCGTGCACCCCGAGTCGGTCAACGCCCTGTTCGAGGAGGCCGAGCGCCTTGACCTGCGCATGATCGCCGGCAAGGTGATGATGGACCGCAACGCCCCCGACTACCTGACCGACACCGCCGAATCCAGCTACCGCGACAGCAAGGCGCTGATCGAGCGCTGGCACGGCAAGGGCCGCCTGCACTACGCGGTCACCCCACGCTTCGCGCCGACCAGCACGCCGGAGCAGCTGAGCGTGGCCGGCCAGTTGCTCAAGGAGCACCCGGGCGTGTACATGCACACCCACCTGTCGGAGAACCTCAAGGAGATCGACTGGGTCAAGTCGCTGTTCCCCGAGCAGAAAGGCTACCTGGACGTCTACGACCACTTCGAGCTGCTCGGCGAGCGCTCGGTGTTCGCCCACGGCGTGCACCTGTGCGACGACGAATGCCAGCGCCTGGCCGAGACCGGCTCGGCCATCGCCTTCTGCCCGACCTCCAACCTGTTCCTGGGCAGCGGCCTGTTCAACCTGCCCCAGGCCGAGCGTTTCAAGGTCAACGTGGGCTTGGGCACCGACGTCGGCGCCGGCACCAGTTTCTCGCTGCTCAATACCTTGAACGAGGCATACAAGGTGATGCAGTTGCAAGGCGCGCGCCTGCACCCGTACAAGTCGCTGTACCTGGCCACCCTCGGCGGCGCCCGCGCCCTGCGCCTGGACGACCGCATCGGCAGCCTGCGCCCGGGCAATGACGCCGACTTCGTGGTGCTCGACTACAAGGCCACGCCGCTGCTGGACTTCCGTCTGCAGCAGTCGAAGAACATCGAGGAGACCTTGTTCGTGCTCACCACCCTGGGCGACGACCGCACCGTACGCGAGACCTACGCCGCCGGGCGTTGCGTGCACCAGCGCTAA
- the aqpZ gene encoding aquaporin Z: MSSSLGVRMGAELVGTFWLVLGGCGSAVLAASSPVGIGVLGVAFAFGLTVLTMAFAIGHISGCHLNPAVSFGLVVGGRFPAKELLPYVIAQVIGAILAAAVIYFIASGKAGFELANGLASNGYGEHSPGGYTLAAGFASEVVMTAMFLVIIMGATDARAPAGFAPIAIGLALTLIHLISIPVTNTSVNPARSTGPALFVGGWAVQQLWLFWVAPLIGAAIGGALYRGLAKQP, translated from the coding sequence ATGAGTTCGTCCCTGGGTGTGCGCATGGGTGCCGAGTTGGTCGGCACGTTCTGGTTGGTCCTTGGCGGGTGCGGCAGCGCGGTGCTGGCCGCCAGTTCCCCGGTCGGCATCGGTGTCCTCGGTGTTGCCTTCGCCTTCGGCCTGACGGTCCTGACCATGGCCTTCGCCATCGGTCATATCTCCGGTTGTCACCTCAATCCCGCCGTGTCGTTCGGCCTGGTGGTGGGCGGGCGCTTCCCGGCGAAGGAGTTGCTGCCCTATGTGATCGCCCAGGTGATCGGCGCGATCCTCGCCGCAGCGGTGATCTACTTCATCGCCAGCGGCAAGGCCGGTTTCGAGCTGGCCAATGGGTTGGCTTCAAACGGCTACGGCGAGCACTCGCCCGGCGGGTACACCTTGGCGGCAGGCTTTGCCAGTGAGGTGGTGATGACCGCGATGTTCCTGGTGATCATCATGGGCGCCACCGATGCCCGGGCGCCGGCGGGGTTCGCGCCGATCGCCATCGGCCTGGCGCTGACCCTGATCCATCTGATCTCGATCCCGGTAACCAACACCTCGGTGAACCCGGCGCGCAGCACGGGGCCGGCGTTGTTCGTCGGTGGCTGGGCCGTCCAGCAGCTGTGGCTGTTCTGGGTGGCACCGCTGATCGGCGCGGCGATCGGCGGTGCGCTCTATCGAGGCCTGGCGAAACAGCCTTAG
- a CDS encoding GntR family transcriptional regulator, which yields MNEQLQPLKKPARTGKAGRSGTQDDIVYAHIFEAILEQRLAPGTKLSEEALGEIFGVSRTIIRRALSRLAHESVVLLRPNRGAVVASPTVEEARQVFFSRRMVERAITELAVQHATAEQLNELRQMVREERDSFSRGDRGAGIRLSGEFHLKLAEAAGNAPLVSFQRSLVSQTSLIIAQYESGNRSHCSYDEHMQLIDAIEARDAEQAVSLMMHHMDHIDSKLNLDEESASDDLHAVFSHLLKKPKATAKG from the coding sequence ATGAACGAACAGCTGCAACCTCTGAAAAAACCTGCGCGTACCGGCAAGGCCGGCCGCAGCGGTACCCAGGACGACATCGTCTACGCGCACATCTTCGAGGCGATCCTCGAGCAGCGCCTGGCCCCGGGCACCAAGTTGAGCGAGGAAGCACTGGGCGAAATTTTCGGCGTCAGCCGCACCATCATCCGCCGCGCCCTGTCGCGCCTGGCTCATGAAAGCGTGGTGCTGCTGCGGCCGAACCGCGGCGCGGTGGTGGCCAGCCCGACGGTGGAAGAGGCGCGCCAGGTGTTCTTCTCTCGGCGCATGGTCGAGCGCGCCATCACCGAACTGGCCGTGCAGCACGCCACCGCCGAGCAGCTCAACGAACTGCGCCAGATGGTCCGCGAGGAGCGCGACAGCTTCTCCCGCGGCGACCGCGGCGCCGGTATTCGTCTGTCCGGCGAATTCCACCTCAAGCTGGCCGAGGCCGCAGGCAATGCGCCACTAGTGAGTTTCCAGCGCAGCCTGGTGTCGCAGACCTCGCTGATCATCGCCCAGTACGAAAGCGGCAACCGCTCGCACTGCTCGTACGACGAGCACATGCAACTGATCGACGCCATCGAGGCCCGTGACGCCGAACAGGCGGTGAGCCTGATGATGCACCACATGGATCATATCGACAGCAAGCTCAACCTCGACGAGGAGAGCGCCTCGGACGATCTGCACGCGGTGTTCTCGCACCTGCTGAAAAAGCCCAAGGCCACCGCCAAGGGTTGA
- a CDS encoding NCS2 family permease: MESRKSEAPTLDLAPPLESGWLERIFKLKRHGTTVRTELIAGVTTFITMAYIIFVNPNIMADAGIDHGAAFVATCIAAALGCLLMGLYANWPVGLAPGMGLNAFFTYTVVGTMGYNWETALGAVFVSGVLFMFLTVSRVREWLLNSIPVSLRHAMGAGVGLFLGLIGLKTAGIIVDSPATLVKLGSLHEPGPLLAAVCFLLIAILSYKRVFGAILISIIGVTLAGWGLGLVKFGGVMSMPPSLAPTWMAMDVAGVFNVSMISVVLAFLFVHMFDTAGTLMGVAQRANLVAPDGRIENLSRALKADSTSSVFGAVVGVPPVTSYVESAAGVAAGGRTGLTAVVVGALFVAAMFFAPLAGMIPAYATAGALIYVAMLMMGSMAHIEWDEATDSIPAIVTVIMMPLTFSVADGIALGFISYVALKAGTGKYKEISASLWVLCAIFIAKFVFL, translated from the coding sequence GTGGAAAGCCGCAAATCCGAAGCACCTACGCTGGATCTCGCCCCACCGCTCGAATCGGGCTGGCTGGAGCGGATTTTCAAACTCAAGCGACACGGCACGACCGTCAGGACCGAACTGATCGCCGGGGTGACCACCTTCATCACCATGGCCTACATCATCTTCGTCAACCCCAACATCATGGCCGACGCCGGTATCGACCACGGCGCGGCGTTCGTCGCCACCTGCATCGCCGCCGCCCTGGGCTGCCTGCTGATGGGCCTGTACGCCAACTGGCCTGTGGGCCTGGCGCCGGGCATGGGGCTCAACGCCTTTTTCACCTACACCGTGGTCGGCACCATGGGCTACAACTGGGAAACGGCGCTGGGGGCGGTATTCGTCTCGGGCGTGCTGTTCATGTTCCTGACGGTTTCGCGGGTGCGCGAGTGGCTACTCAACAGCATCCCGGTAAGCCTGCGCCATGCCATGGGAGCCGGCGTCGGATTGTTCCTCGGGCTGATCGGCCTGAAGACCGCCGGCATCATCGTCGACAGCCCGGCCACCCTGGTCAAGCTGGGCTCGCTGCATGAGCCCGGCCCGCTGCTGGCGGCCGTGTGCTTCCTGTTGATCGCCATCCTCAGCTACAAGCGGGTGTTCGGCGCGATCCTGATCAGCATCATCGGCGTCACCCTGGCCGGCTGGGGCCTGGGCTTGGTCAAGTTCGGCGGGGTAATGTCGATGCCGCCGAGCCTGGCGCCGACCTGGATGGCCATGGACGTGGCCGGGGTGTTCAACGTCAGCATGATCAGCGTGGTGCTGGCGTTCCTGTTCGTGCACATGTTCGACACCGCCGGCACGCTGATGGGCGTGGCCCAGCGCGCCAACCTGGTGGCGCCGGACGGACGCATCGAGAACCTGTCACGGGCGCTCAAGGCCGACAGCACCTCCAGCGTGTTCGGCGCGGTGGTCGGCGTGCCGCCGGTGACCAGCTACGTGGAAAGTGCCGCGGGTGTGGCGGCGGGTGGGCGTACCGGCCTGACGGCCGTGGTGGTCGGCGCGCTGTTCGTTGCCGCGATGTTCTTCGCCCCGCTGGCCGGGATGATTCCGGCCTATGCCACCGCCGGCGCGTTGATCTACGTGGCGATGCTGATGATGGGCAGCATGGCGCATATCGAGTGGGACGAAGCCACCGACAGCATTCCGGCGATCGTCACGGTGATCATGATGCCGCTGACCTTCTCGGTGGCGGACGGCATCGCCCTGGGCTTCATCAGCTACGTGGCGCTGAAGGCGGGTACCGGCAAGTACAAGGAAATTTCGGCCAGCCTGTGGGTGCTGTGCGCCATCTTCATTGCGAAGTTTGTGTTCCTCTGA
- a CDS encoding RHS repeat-associated core domain-containing protein — protein sequence MFIHILATDWAHSVMQAQSIPNAYTPYGSKVHRPGVRTGFSGQIPDPSTGHYHLGNGHRLLHPHLMRFISPDPLSPFGEGGSNSYTYCAGDPINKHDPTGGVTAFIKEMHQQFTTSFIRNTVPGATPGRVLATPEAKQIVNAPNKSFFGERVAGAYIAKDSNGAPPLPQHLQTRYAETVQQANRGEIPSVVAHLEMANTWLKFNGTPEAVAAKITPGTIATAVVGHLLGAATAGGADIAALKTGRALNLSSTVEKVRE from the coding sequence ATGTTTATTCACATATTGGCAACAGACTGGGCCCACTCAGTCATGCAAGCCCAGTCCATCCCAAACGCCTATACACCCTATGGAAGCAAGGTACACAGGCCAGGCGTACGGACCGGCTTCAGTGGGCAGATTCCAGACCCCAGCACCGGCCATTATCATCTGGGCAACGGTCACCGTCTGCTCCACCCCCACCTCATGCGCTTCATTAGCCCAGATCCGCTAAGTCCCTTCGGAGAAGGTGGCAGCAATAGTTACACCTATTGCGCAGGCGACCCGATCAATAAACATGACCCTACTGGCGGTGTCACTGCTTTCATCAAGGAGATGCATCAACAATTCACGACTTCGTTTATACGCAATACCGTGCCCGGCGCCACACCGGGACGCGTCTTGGCCACGCCGGAAGCCAAGCAGATCGTCAATGCCCCAAACAAATCGTTTTTTGGAGAACGTGTCGCCGGCGCCTACATTGCAAAAGACAGTAATGGGGCCCCGCCCTTGCCCCAACATCTCCAGACTCGTTACGCAGAAACCGTGCAACAGGCGAATAGGGGGGAAATCCCCTCTGTCGTCGCCCATCTGGAGATGGCAAACACCTGGCTGAAATTCAACGGTACTCCAGAAGCGGTTGCCGCAAAAATCACACCCGGAACCATAGCAACCGCTGTAGTCGGCCACCTGCTGGGCGCAGCGACGGCTGGAGGCGCGGACATAGCTGCCTTGAAAACCGGAAGAGCATTGAATCTTTCCAGCACCGTAGAGAAAGTCAGGGAGTAA
- the uraH gene encoding hydroxyisourate hydrolase, whose product MGRLTTHVLDAAHGCPGSSIKVELYRVEGQQLELVNTALTNSDGRVDAPLLQGDDYRTGVYQLQFSAGDYYRAKGVKLPDTAFLDVVVLRFGIDEQQEHYHVPLLISPYSYSTYRGS is encoded by the coding sequence ATGGGACGTTTGACCACACACGTACTGGACGCCGCGCACGGCTGCCCGGGCAGCTCGATCAAGGTCGAGCTGTACCGCGTCGAAGGCCAGCAGCTGGAGCTGGTGAACACCGCCCTGACCAACAGTGATGGCCGTGTCGACGCGCCGCTGCTGCAGGGCGACGACTATCGCACCGGCGTCTATCAATTGCAGTTCAGCGCCGGTGACTACTACCGCGCCAAGGGCGTGAAGCTGCCGGACACCGCGTTCCTCGACGTGGTCGTGCTGCGCTTCGGTATCGACGAGCAGCAGGAGCACTACCACGTGCCGCTGTTGATTTCGCCGTACAGCTATTCGACCTATCGTGGAAGCTAG
- the puuE gene encoding allantoinase PuuE — protein MSADYPRDLIGYGNNPPHPQWPGNARIALSFVLNYEEGGERNILHGDKESEAFLSEMVAAQPLQGVRNMSMESLYEYGSRAGVWRLLKLFKDSGVPLTIFAVAMAAQRHPDVIRAMAEAGHEICSHGYRWIDYQYMDEAQEREHMLEAIRILTEITGERPVGWYTGRTGPNTRRLVMEEGGFLYDSDTYDDDLPYWEPNNPTDKPHLVIPYTLDTNDMRFTQVQGFNCGEQFFQYLKDAFDVLYAEGAEAPKMLSIGLHCRLVGRPARLAALKRFVDYAKSHEQVWFARRADIARHWHATHPYKKENA, from the coding sequence GTGAGCGCTGACTACCCACGCGACCTGATCGGTTACGGCAACAACCCACCTCATCCGCAATGGCCGGGGAATGCCCGCATTGCGCTGTCCTTCGTGCTCAACTACGAAGAAGGTGGCGAGCGCAACATCCTGCACGGCGACAAGGAGTCCGAAGCGTTCCTTTCCGAAATGGTCGCCGCCCAGCCGCTGCAGGGCGTGCGCAACATGAGCATGGAGTCGCTCTACGAATACGGCAGCCGCGCCGGCGTCTGGCGCCTGCTCAAGCTGTTCAAGGACAGCGGCGTGCCGCTGACCATCTTCGCCGTGGCCATGGCCGCCCAGCGCCACCCTGACGTGATCCGCGCCATGGCCGAGGCCGGCCATGAGATCTGCAGCCACGGCTACCGCTGGATCGACTACCAGTACATGGATGAAGCGCAAGAGCGCGAGCACATGCTCGAGGCCATCCGCATCCTCACCGAGATCACCGGCGAGCGCCCCGTGGGCTGGTACACCGGCCGCACCGGCCCGAACACCCGGCGCCTGGTGATGGAGGAAGGCGGCTTCCTCTACGACAGCGACACCTACGACGACGACCTGCCCTACTGGGAACCGAACAACCCGACCGACAAGCCGCACCTGGTGATCCCCTACACCCTGGACACCAACGACATGCGCTTCACCCAGGTCCAGGGCTTCAACTGCGGCGAGCAGTTCTTCCAGTACCTGAAGGACGCCTTCGACGTGCTCTACGCCGAGGGCGCCGAAGCACCGAAGATGCTCTCGATCGGCCTGCACTGCCGCCTGGTCGGCCGTCCGGCGCGCCTGGCCGCGCTCAAGCGCTTCGTCGACTACGCCAAGAGCCACGAACAGGTCTGGTTCGCCCGGCGCGCGGACATCGCCCGCCACTGGCACGCCACCCACCCGTACAAGAAAGAGAACGCCTGA
- the uraD gene encoding 2-oxo-4-hydroxy-4-carboxy-5-ureidoimidazoline decarboxylase, with protein sequence MTAFKTLKPSTLERAAFVAAFADIYEHSPWVAEKAYDLGQLAELDEIEALHQRMSDILLSASHAEQLALINAHPDLAGKAAIQGELTESSTNEQAGAGIHQCTAEEFARFTELNDAYKAKFQFPFIMAVKGSNRHQILAAFEKRIHNDQDAEFKEALAQINLIALFRLLQL encoded by the coding sequence ATGACCGCCTTCAAGACCCTCAAGCCTTCCACCCTCGAGCGCGCCGCCTTCGTCGCCGCCTTCGCCGACATCTACGAGCACTCGCCGTGGGTCGCCGAGAAAGCCTACGACCTGGGCCAGCTGGCCGAGCTGGACGAGATCGAGGCGCTGCATCAGCGCATGAGCGACATCCTGCTCAGCGCCAGCCATGCCGAGCAACTGGCACTGATCAACGCTCACCCGGACTTGGCCGGCAAGGCCGCCATCCAGGGCGAGCTGACCGAGTCGAGCACCAATGAACAGGCCGGCGCCGGCATCCACCAGTGCACCGCCGAGGAGTTCGCCCGCTTCACCGAACTGAACGACGCCTACAAGGCCAAGTTCCAGTTCCCGTTCATCATGGCGGTCAAGGGCAGCAACCGGCACCAGATCCTCGCTGCCTTCGAAAAACGCATCCACAACGACCAGGATGCCGAATTCAAGGAAGCCCTGGCACAAATCAACCTGATCGCCCTGTTCCGCCTGCTGCAGCTTTGA
- a CDS encoding ureidoglycolate lyase gives MRTLMIEPLTKEAFAPFGDVIETDGSDHFMINNGSTMRFHKLATVETAEPEDKAIISIFRADALEMPLTVRMLERHPLGSQAFIPLLGNPFLIVVAPVGDAPVSGLVRAFRSNGRQGVNYHRGVWHHPVLTIEKRDDFLVVDRSGSGNNCDEHYFPEEQMLILNPHQ, from the coding sequence ATGCGCACCCTGATGATCGAGCCCCTGACCAAAGAAGCCTTCGCCCCCTTCGGTGACGTGATCGAAACCGACGGCAGCGACCACTTCATGATCAACAACGGCTCGACCATGCGCTTCCACAAGCTCGCCACGGTCGAGACCGCCGAGCCCGAGGACAAGGCGATCATCAGTATCTTCCGCGCCGACGCGCTGGAGATGCCGCTGACCGTACGCATGCTGGAACGCCATCCGCTGGGCAGCCAGGCTTTCATCCCGCTGCTCGGCAACCCCTTTCTGATCGTGGTCGCGCCAGTTGGCGATGCACCTGTATCAGGCTTGGTCCGAGCCTTCCGCAGCAATGGCAGGCAGGGCGTTAATTACCATCGCGGCGTCTGGCACCACCCGGTGCTGACGATCGAAAAGCGGGATGACTTCCTGGTGGTTGATCGCAGTGGTTCTGGCAACAACTGCGATGAGCATTACTTCCCCGAGGAACAGATGTTGATCCTCAATCCCCACCAATAA